TGTCACTGGGCAGTGGAGTTGAGAGGCCTGGCGCCGTTCACACCTCCCTGAGCGATTGCCTcgggctctctgcagactcaggcagatgtcTCCGCGCCGCTCGCACTCAGGCGACGTTGGCTttttgcaaccacaagggctagaggctgttttttttttcccagggtcCAATTTCAGTCTTTCGTTGGAAATTTGAATATCGACCATTTTCCGCCAAAACATTTCCGCTTTCTGGCATTTTTTgacaccctctcccccccgcccaagtCAAAACTCTCAGCAGGAAGCAGACACTTCTGCAGGAAAAGGTTTTGTCAACCCCCGCCCAGCCCAATTTTCCAGCGAAAAACAAGTTTGCTGGGAAACGTCAAtcatcctcattttgcagatgggaaactgaggcaccgagggACTGAATGACTCGCCTGGGTTTAGAGGGGAGTGTGTCACAGGGCAGGAGGGGATTGAAACCAAACAGCCATCCTTCCCCTCCGCCAGCTGGCATCGCGCACGGCCCGCTCTGGAAGAGGGCTGAGCAATGGTTTCCCTCTCTTTAGATTCCTGCCTGGTGGGAAGGCCGTGTCTACTCTTAAAATTCAGTCCCTCGCTACGGCGCTTCAGTGTAGCCACGTAGCTAatctacctccccaagaggcggtagctaggtggacggaagaattcttccaaggGTTAGCCTGGCATAGCTGCGTCTTTCCAGAGTGTGGATTTGATCCCTGAGAGATAGCGATGCTGATGCCAGCGTAGATCGGGGTGGCAAACTTTTGGGCCCGAGGGCAacatctggatggggaaattgcatgcagggctggggcagggggttggggtgcaggagggagtgcagggcgTGGGAGGGGGTCCGGTGTgcaagaaggggctcagggcaaggggttggggcagaggaagggtgcggggtgtatgaggaggctcagggaagggggttggggtgcaggagggcatgCAGAGTGCAAGagcgggctcagggcaggagtgcagggaggggtgcggagtgtgggggggctcagggcaggcagttggggtacaggaggggtgtggggtgcagcagggggctcagggaagggggttggggtgcaggaggggtgcggcagagggctcagggcaggggttgggggtgcaggaggggtgaggcagAGGGCTcaggatagggggttggggtgcaagaggggtgcggggtgctgcagggggttgaggtgtggcagggggctcaggcagggggttggggtgcaggcggggtGCGGAGTgctgcagggggttgaggtgtggcagggggctcagggcagggggttggggtgcaggaggggtgcggggtgcagcagggggctcagggcagggggttggggtgcaggaggggtgtggggtgcagcagggggctcagggcagggagttggggtgcaggaggggtgaggcagagggctcagggcagggggttggggtgcaggaggggtgaggggtgcagcagggggctcaggtcagggggttggggtgcaggaggggtgcggggtgcagcagggggctcaggtcagggggttggggtgcaggagggatgcggggtgcagcaggggctcagggcagggagttggggtgcaggaggggtgaggcagagggctcagggcagggggttggggtgcaggaggggtgcggggtgcagcagggggctcagggcagggggttgggatgcggagtgctgcagggggttgaggtgtggcagggggctcagggcagggggttggggtgcaggaggggtgtggggtgcagcaggggctcagggcagggggttggggtgcaggaggggtgcggagtgctgcagggggttgaggtgtggcagggggctcagggcaaggggttggggtgcaggagggatgtggggtgcagcagggggctcagggcagggggttggggtgcaggaggggtgaggcagagggctcagggcagggggttggggtgcaggaggggtgaggcagagggctcagggcagggggttggggtgcagggggctgcaggaggggtgcggggtgcagcagggggctcagggcagggggttgaggtgcagcagggggctcagggcagggagttgggatgcggggtgcaagaggggttcgggctctggcctggcgccgcttacctggagcggcttcAAGGTGGGAGCGGCGCGCACcggtgccagggcaggctccctgcctgccttgcctGGCCCTGCATGGCACCActtccctgcggcccctggggcagacgggcggggggcagagggctctgcacgctacccttgcctgtgggtacctcctctgaagctcccattggccgcagttctccgttcccggccaatgagagctgcagggggcggtgcctggaggcaagggcagcgcacagagccctctgccccctccccccccccggacacacaCCGGGGGCCAGCGGTTTCTGGGAGCGGCGCtagggggtggcaatcccgcgggccagatccaaagccctgaggggccggatccggcccacgggccgtagttagCCCGCCCCGGCGTAGACCATCCcttacatgctcagggtctaactgatcgatGGATCAGGGCTGGGAAGGCCCTTCGGGGGTTTTCgactttctctgcagcatggggcacggctGGGCACCCCGTAAGGATATCTGGGCGAAACGCAACGGCCTGGGTTAGCCAGGGGGTCAGACCGGAAGGTCAGGGCCCCTTCTGCCCTCGAACGCTAGGAAACGATTTCAGAGGAAAGCAGCCGTTCTCACCTTGGCGAAGTTCTGAGCGACGTATTTCCACCGGATGTAAGGGGTCCTGGGGGAAGGGAGTCGGTCAGTGGCTGGAGCTTCAGACTATGcccccccatccatccctcccactTGCTCACAGACCCAGCACACTCATGGGAAGCAGGTCAAGCCTGGGAGGAGTGGGGCTTCCCCCAGGTAGGGATCCCTCTGTCCTCAGCACAGCCCCCCTCGGGAAGCTAGCAGAGGAGTGATGTCCCtggtgcccctcctccccctctgccaTGGCATGCAGCAGGCTCACCTGGGGTAGCTCTCTCTGTAGATCAGCGTGGGGCAGAACAGAAAATACAAGTACGTTGACAACGCAGGCAGCTTCACTTCCTCTGGAAGGAGAAAACCAAATGTGTGGCTAGGAAATGTCTGCAGGGAGcgctgggggagaggcagaggggcccTGGCTGGCACCGGGCCCTGGCAAAGAGGGGCCCTGGCTGGCACTAGGTACTGGCAGAAAGGGGCCCTGGCTGGCACCAGGCCCTGGCAGAGAGGGGCCCTGGCTGGAACCAGGCCCTGGCTGGCACTGGGTACCGGCAGAGTGGGGCCTTGGCTGGCACTGGGTACCGGCAGAGAGGGGTCCTGCGATCAGTACTTACCGTCCAGCGGCTTGGCATGGATGATGCCGGGTACAGCCTCCCGCAGGAACGAATGGCTTTTCATCAGGAACCGGATCTGGAGAGGAGGGAACAGGGAACTTTGCTCATGCTCCTGAGCTGGCCGGtccccagagagccagccccccaccgccagccAGAACTgcaccagggctgggggtgtcccCGGTTCCCTAGAAGACAGAGATGCATGGACACCGTACCGAGAATCTGGCTAGCTCCTCTCACAGCTCCAATCTTTCCCCTTCTACCTGCATCCCATGTGGACCCCACAGTGGAAGCTGGGCCCCCATCCAGAAAGATAGGACGACCCTAGCTTTGTGGGGCTGTATGCTGAGCCAGATGCTCAGGGAGACTCCAGGAATTTGTCCAGAGAAACATCTGGTTGGAGACATCTACAGTGGGACAAGCAGGAGTTCGGGACAGCAGGACGGTGACTGCAGGACAGGACAACTGGTCCTGCTGAGCCATGGGGccctcctgccctgcctgtgcctggttctgcccctctgtgcccagccccATGGCACTCACCTGCTCGAGGATGACGATGAACCTGTATGCGAGTGGGAGCTGGTGCTGGATCACCGTGTAGACGGGGTAGAAGCCAAGCATGGCAGCGTGGCAAGCCAGCAGCGCCCCCCAGAGGATGGCAGTGAAGGGGCgggggaagcgcacggtgtgGTAGGAGCCAGCCCACAGCTGCAGGGCTTTGTAGGGGACCAGCAGGGTGTAGAGGAACATAACCAGCCAGGTGGCCAGCACTGTGGGGAGATGCTCGAAGGCAAAGATGAAGAGCTCAAAGTCCAGGATtaagctgcagggggagaggagagtgaCGCAAGACTCAGAGCTGCACCATGGACCCTCCATGCATCATGGGCCCGAGGGACACTCATGGCCCTACAGACCCTCAGGGCCCTATAGCATTCCACTAGGGGTGTTCATGGCCCTACGCACCCTCAGGGCCCTATGGCATTCCACTAGGGGTGTTCATGGCTCCATGAACCTTCACTAGAGATCTTCGTGCCCTAAAGCCCTCCTGTGAACCTTCACTGCCCTATGGCAAACACTGTGGACCTTCCTAACTCTTACGGACACCGGGGAAGGCTGCCCCAGGCTTCCTCCCAGTGCTCCCTTGGGAAGCCCTCAGGCCGCGTATTCTCACCATGCAGGGGATGGGCCCCAACTCATGTTCTCGTGGTTaaacccccctcccacacaccccgcCCTGCTGCTATCATCGCTGAATGGGCAGAGAGGAAGGGTctccccggggtggggggagggaggggctggagaaaatgccactTTCTGCTCTTCAGTGCAAGCTGAGGTCTCTCAGGCTGGGATGTGGGGCCCTGGTGATCTATCACATCCCCAGAAACACTGTGCTCTGATTGGTCAGGGCAGGGATCCCCCTTGGCCACACCCCCAGGCACAAAAGGCCGTGATTGGTTGAGGCGGGGATCCTCCTGGCATACCTCCCTTGGTCAATGAAGTCCACCGCAACAGTGCTGACGATGAAGACGCAGAGCATGGCGATGAACATGTGGTAGATGGTTCGGAAGTGCTCCACCTCCATCAACTCGCTGGAaaagagcagggcagggagctcaTGTTACCCGCCCAGAACTAGGGGAAGGGCAGGGACTGCCCCACCCTCCCTGTGTCCACAGCCTCTTCCTGGCTGGGGGCGGGAGACTCCTCCAACCTTCAATAACAAAGCTGCTGGCAGAtcctcatccccattttacaagtgggtaaactgaggcacagagcggcaaAGAGACTCATCTGAGATTGTGGCACAGTCAggactcctgattcccagccccccaccccccgcaactctagccactagaccctgctccccttcCAGAGTTgagactggaacccaggagtgctgactcccagccccaccactctaCCCAGTAGATCtcattcccctcccacagccgggcagagaacccaggtgtcctgactaaATGACCCAACTTGTGGTTGCCCTGCAGCACCAGCACAAGAGGCCCCTCTAGGGGTGcacacagctcccccctccccagctctgtctcccccacctcccattctGTAAGATTCGACAGCACAGGGGCCATTCCAGGGCAtgtcggggagggggggcagttcTGGATGTGGGAGGGGCAATCCCTCACCCCAGCTACTCCTTGGTTGCCTCTAGGGTCGCTGAGCAGCCTTCAAGTCTCCCCGAGGCAGCCCCAGGATGAGCCCATCGTGTCAGGTGCCCTGTGCTGGGCATTCAGAGCTCTGGATGGGGGTTTGGTCCATCCCAGCTGCCAGGTGCTGCTGCCTTGCCCCTGGCGTCAGGCTGGCACACATGGGCATCTCggtgcagctccctgcccctgtaCGTGCAGGCCGTGCCAAGCCGGGCCATACTCACTCAAGCAGCGACTGCCGGTCGACAAACACCTTCCGCTTTTCCAGCAGGGAGCCTCTCCCCCTAAAGGATTCCAGGGGGGATTGGGGTTAGACCCGGGGGAGAAACCCTCACCCCCGAATCGGTACTGCTTTCCGCGTGCACCTTCCATCCCAGGGTAATGGCCACCCCTTTCTAATGAGCTGGTGCATGCTCACTGCTGCCGGCTACTGGGTGGAACCAGAAGAGCTCAGCTGTGTTTCACAGGCCCTACACTACTAATTGCTAACGAGGATTCTCCTGCAGCTCAAGCCGGAGAGGACTGGGCTTCTGCAGTAGCCAGGTTCATGTCCACTGGCACCAAGCAGCAACCACAGACCAGGGAAGGGGCTTTCACAGCCACGTTCCCACACCCACTGCACTTCTAGGGTAGAGAGCAGCCGGTCACCATCCCCACCAGCTGCAAGGTGGGTGGGCGGAAGGTGTCCCTCCGGGGGGATCAGCACGCGCGGGTCTCCAGTCTGATGCTTAGAGCGTCTGGTTAACAGGGCAGTAGATACTGGCGTTCCAGCTGCCATTGGGGCCCTGTGACACCGACATTGCCTGTACCCTAACGGGCTCACGGGCTAACTGGacaaggggcaggaggggaaactgaggcacagaggggggcaGTGACTTGCTGACGGTCACGCAGCAGGAATGGGActaaaacccaggtgtcctgagtcccagtccagcaccCTCGCTACCGGCCCAGGCTGTGAGTGACTCTACTCAGCAGGGGGGCCTGGGTGGTATCTGGGCAAGGGAGGGGGGCACCAGCTTTCAGCACCGCTGCCATGTCAGTGCCCCCAGCACCCCGTGTCACACCCCAGACACCCCCATCTGGGTTAGGTTGGAGAATCCCTGGTTGGCTGGCGGCCAGGAAGGGGATCCCCGAAGCAGGGGACTCCCCAGGGTGGTGCCGcattggggcagggagaggagtcccggagctgggtggggggagtggggtgctGGGTGGGTGGATCCCCTGCCCTCTGCTCTCACCTATCCTCTCTCTCCAGCCGGTCCTTCCTGGGGGGCTGCGGGTAGGACCGCGCAGCCTCCTCCACGGCCTTGTCCAGCAGGTCTCCGAGCTGCCCGTGCATGTGCTCCAGCAGCTCCGACTTCACCGCCTGCCCCAGGGGAACGAGGTGGTGACTGGCCTCCCCAGGGAGTATCCCAGCATGCACCTGGGAGGTGCTTCCCCTGTCCCCCCAATTTCTCACATCCTCATCCCAGCTGCCTCCCTCCAGtccctgcagctctgccagcTGGTTCCAGGGCCTCGGGGGGACCTGCTCCTCCCAGTGCCCTGCTCCAGAGCCATCAGCGTCCTCCTCTAGCcctgattcccccccacccctaccccgcaGGAGACAAGCTGCCCGGGGGGAAGGGCTCTCCCACGGGACCTGCCCATTGCTCCTTCCCCGGCAACCATCCACCTAGCCCCCGATgcccaccccatcccatcccccggCCCGCCCCAGACCCAGGTGGAGCCCTGCCTTACCTCCATGTGTCTCCTCCATTGGATGAGGCTGGTGACACTGTCCTGTTGCTCGATGTTCCCTGGCGGGGGGGAGCCGGGGGCAGTGGGTCAGTCACGTGTCACCCGCTGGGTGGTGCCCCCTGGAGGGGAGGTGATGTATAGCCCAGCTCCTGTCAGAGCCGGCGTGCATGGGGGGCCCCACGTGTCCACGCCAGAGGGGTCGGGAGCTCTCTGTGGCCACGTGGCAGGGCCAGAAAGATCCCCATTTGCCTGGAGGTTTGgggacccccaccccatttccgCCACGGCTTGGTGCCATCTCATACTGTGACAGAGGCAAATTGGAGTGGGATGGGATGGGCCCCTGGAAACCAGCCCACCGAGCCTGCATCGGGGGCAGCGCTGCAGGAGGAGTTGGCTGCCAGCCCGGCCTGCTGGCTCACAGGGACTGGTGGGGCATTGACATGCCAGCCCCAGTATGGGCTGGTGCCACCCCCTGAGCCTGGAgctcccagggctgcagctgctaggTCTTAAAAGGATGATGGGACACACCTGAGCTGCCAGCCCCACCTGGCAAGCTCCCTGCTTGTCCACCCCAGCTAGGTAAGATACagacccccacctcccaccccacccccactaccTGGGCCTGGGCACACGGGTCTGAAATGCCACATGGTCACCACAATGTACCGGGCAACCCACATGGCTGTAACATGCCACACGCCACCACCAGGCACCCGCACACGGCTGAGACATGGCACACGCTGCTCTAGCCCCAGGCACCAGTGACATGCCccaggctgctccagccccgaCACCTGCATGCTCGGCAGTCACTGCTCTGgacccaggcactgcccccccccgctcagcTCTGATGCCCCTGGCAGGTCCCGTCTATACTTGCGCGCCTGCCCAGAGCTCCTGAAATACTGCGCcccacctccccttcctcctccttcctatccccccgcccccgctctgcccctgctcctcacCATCCAGCCCCTGAGTCTCCTCCTCTTCCGCCTGCCTTCGCCCCTCTCTAttcctctgcctggctctgccagGGGCCCTCTGAGCTTGCTCCATGTTGGCTCCGGAGGGAATGGGACCAGATCAGAGCGGCTGCCCCAGAGCTACCATCCTCTTCCTCCCATggggctgcctccctccccgtgCTGGGCCCTGCCCGGTCAGCTGATTGGCAAGGGGGGTAAAGTCCTTGGAGAAGTTTTTCCACTCTGGGATCCAGGCTGGAAATGGGAGCCTTGGACCCTCCTTGCAGGGGTGATAAGATAAAGCCCTTATCAGGGCAGAGATAGCAGGGCCTGTGGCTCCaacctctgcccccagccagggtcacccgcccacacacacacactttaaaacttTGCCTTTGGGCACAGAATCATCAGGTCCCACCCACATAGGATGGGCCTGGGCAGAGATGGAGCGGGCACCTAGACTGATGCCTTCGCTCTTCTACAGGCCGGTTTGGAGACAGGCGGGGCTGCGTCCCTGTCTCTTGCTGATTGTGGGTACCGCTGGCTCTCGGAtattcccagcatgctttgcacAGGGGGGTTGCAGCATCCTCTCCTGGGGCAACCCATGTGTGTGGGTCATAGGGAGGGAAGGAACAGCTAGAAAGAGCGGGCTGGGTCCCAGGCTGGGCTCCCGGTTAGCCCGTCCCCTGCTGATCTCTGTTCCCCCTGTGATCTCACTGGGGCACGACGCTcatctctgctccctgccctacACCGTGACTGAACAGGTGCTATGCTCTGCCCCAGAGCTAGCTGCAGCTCAgtcagggaagggaaagggatCAGCACTAGGTGTAAGGGAGCTcccaggaggggagagggtgtCACGGCTGCTTACACCAGCGAGTCATTTGGCCCGCAGCCTGCCAACATTCCAGAGTGAGGATTCAAACGTCTTCTTGCTGGGCACTGCTGCTTAGGGaccacctcccttcccctgccctcacccctggGGGGGACCCCTTGCTGTGCCTCTCCGCCCCAGACTCCCCTGTCTCTGCTGCACACGGGGGGCCCCTCTTTGTTCCCCTCATGCCCCAGAACAACCCACCCCCCTCCATGAAGGAGCATCTCTGCCTCTCAGGCCCCCAGAGGCTCCTCTGCCCCCAATTTGCCCCACTCTGcagtggcggggggtgggggcaaacGGACCCATTGGCTGGATAAGGCAGCATCCTGCTGGAATTCAGCCAGTCTGGCTGCCTTGGACTTCCCAGCAGGGCTAAGGCGAGGGGAACTTTGAGCCAACCGGCCGGCTCTTATTGGCAATTGATGAGGGGTTACCGAGATGACACCTCTGCAGGGCTGAGCTCTCAGGTCCTCCAGCCACAGGGCCAGGGCTGGCTTGGAAGAGGCTACGTGTTACGGTCCCGCCCGCACTTACAGAAATCTTTGAACCCAATCTAGTGCTGATGCCAGATCCCTAGTGAGCAGCCCCCTAGACAGAGGCCTCCAGCCAactctggggcagggccagacctggaaactgccctccccccaccaacacacacacacctgcccctgGAGGGATCCCCCAAGGTGGGACAGAGGCATCAGGGCCCTCACTCTCCTCTACAGGCCTACAGTCCTCAGCTGGACTCTATTTCCCCATGAGGCACTGCCTCCTCTCACCAAGAGGGGAAccatggtgcaccatgggagatgtgGTCCAGCCCAGAATAtaaaagatacttttttttttttggcgcacTGAGGCTCAAGCGATGGCTCTGATTCTCTTCCAACTGGCCTCAGCCACTCCGAGCAGATCTCATCCACATTGTCAATAGCATTCATTAAACAGAGGGCTGCCGACGGACTCCAGGACGCAGGTAGGGCCACATAAGCGTGACGGATGCTCCTTCCTCCAATGGAACCGAGTGCGACCAAAGAAAAGCAAGTCGCTGCAACTCTCATCAGTACCAACCTGACCAAAGGGATGGCGCAGCATCATGACTCGCTGCCCTAAGAGAGGGCCCTGTTCCAAAGACCGGTGGAGGGTCAACACTGACATAGGCCAGGTCTGCGGTACAAAGGCGTGGTGACGTTCCCCTACCCAGCATTGCTATGCCAGCAAAAAAAGCCACGTTGATGCTGTCTGTCATTCGTCAGGGTGGCAAAACTGTGTCTCTACCAGGGGTTATGCCGACAGAGCCTGGCAGAAGCGTGGACTGGCCATAGGAGCCGGGATATCCAACTGGACTAAGGGCAGGCTAGTTATTCTGGTACAGCCTATTTCCCCagctagacaagccctaagatggGGTCTGGAGGGCACCAGGAGGGATGCACGGCAGAAAGAAGGCAAGCGCCAGGCCCTCCAAAAACCAAACtcagctttatttaaaataaacatctccCAGAAGCATCCAACAATCCTCAGGAGGGCGCATTAAGGTAAAGGAGCTGCAGGACAGGTCACAGCAAAAGCACAGCTGTGGGACGGGGCAGGGCGAGCCGGCAGCCTGGCCCTGACTCCCGCTCCAGTTGCCTCTGCTCCAGCTGCTTCCCACACCCGGCTGGCAGCAGGACTCTCCCCAGCCAGCTGCTTTCCTGGGGGGGCTCAGGAGGAAGGTCAGAAAGTGAAAGGTTGCTTGGCCCACGGctgaccccccccatccctttctcccctcccagcttcttAATTGATGTCTGACTGCAGctcaggatgtgtgtgtgtgtgtggggggggctcctgagatttgggggtgcaggggtgaacTCTTGCTGGCTCTTTCCAGCCTGTCCCCCAAAGCCATGCTGCCCTTCCCAGAGTACCCCCCACCCAAGATCCAACATTAGTAGCACTCTTCCAATACTAGCCTTCTTTGTTCCCCACCCAGAAAAGCAgttcaccaccaccccccatccAAGGGGGAAACTCCCCATTGCAGGAAATGCATCTGTGGGTGGCGGGGTTGGAAGCACCAGGGGATGCTGcaaccccctgcctccgcccACTCCCAATAGCTTATTGAACAAACACCTGCACTAGCAGACTCCCAAAGCAGCGGCATGGGCTCCAGGCTGCTACCACAGAGctgttccctgccccctgtgcCCAGCCAGTCCTGGGTGTGAATGGGGCAGGTGGGAGAGGCCGATCCTCAGCGAGGGCAGCGCCCCCAAGCTGCCTTCAGGCCAGCTCCTTCCAACAGCCACAGTGCCATGTAATAAATTAAAGGCAAAATGCTTCTGTATCCTCGGGCTCTTCTTCCCACAGCGTCTATCAGGCTGAGCCTCCTCCAGCCCCGCTCGAGCCCAGCCCACCCCTCTCAGTCACTCCCGTTGGGCAGGCAATGGGGGTTGCCCTCCAGCCCCCCCGAGCCGGCCAGCGGGTGGCCCTTCTTATCCACACACCAGCACTGGCCTCGCCTCTGTCCTTTGGATGCCCGGCACTGTAAGAGGAAAAgacaagggggagggagggtgtgagAGAGGACATATCAATGGGCTGATCGACAGTCTTGTAATCGGAGGCATTTCCACCATGCCCCTCGCaatgaagccccagctcctggaatcatgggaCCATtacatgaaagctgagatccttCCAGAGACTGGgagtatgtttctagccctcatgactgCAGAGAAGAGCTAGAGATTGGTATCTTCTAGCTTTTCCTCTAGCACGTGGTACCCCTacatctccaagtgctttacatatagatggggaaactgaggcactggaagGGGCAGCAACAGTACTGTATCCACTAGGCTGTGCTGTCCCGTAAAGGATGAGAATCCAGATGGGCAAAAAGACCCCGGCGCAGTAGTTGGGGGGACATGGTTTAAAATCTCTGGCTGTTTGGAGCTGGTGGTGCTTGATCTTGGGTAACAGTCAGATGGTCCCAGGCACTAACCCGGTATGGCAGGGAATGGTAGAAGACACACGCACTGATATGCTAGGGCAGCCGACAGGGCATAGGTCAGTGGGCCAGTGGCTGGACACAGAGGTCAATGCCCATTGGGCTGATCACCTGCCAGTCCAATGCTGGGTCCGGGCAGCCACTCACTGGCTTCCCGCCAATGCCCTGCACCTACAGGGCTCACTGCTCTGACTCCATCCAGCCCTCATGGTGccccaggcccagaggtgcccaccccagctcaggggaacccaccccagccctggccctggcccctaCCTTACCTGTTTTTTCCTGTAGAAGCCTTTGGTGTCGCAGTTGGGAATGAAGATGTCCTCTCCACTCCGGTACAGTGGGGCCTTGAGCTCCAGCATGACAGCTGCCAGGTGCATGCGGCATGGAGCCTGCCAGGGGCCAGGACAGATTGCAAGTTCAGGAGGGATGGGACttgctgg
The DNA window shown above is from Caretta caretta isolate rCarCar2 chromosome 20, rCarCar1.hap1, whole genome shotgun sequence and carries:
- the SOAT2 gene encoding sterol O-acyltransferase 2; its protein translation is MEQAQRAPGRARQRNREGRRQAEEEETQGLDGNIEQQDSVTSLIQWRRHMEAVKSELLEHMHGQLGDLLDKAVEEAARSYPQPPRKDRLEREDRGRGSLLEKRKVFVDRQSLLDELMEVEHFRTIYHMFIAMLCVFIVSTVAVDFIDQGSLILDFELFIFAFEHLPTVLATWLVMFLYTLLVPYKALQLWAGSYHTVRFPRPFTAILWGALLACHAAMLGFYPVYTVIQHQLPLAYRFIVILEQIRFLMKSHSFLREAVPGIIHAKPLDEEVKLPALSTYLYFLFCPTLIYRESYPRTPYIRWKYVAQNFAKFLGCLFYSYFILERLCIPIFTNMSKQPFSIKMLVLSVFNATLPGTFLLLLSFFAFLHCWLNAFAEMLRFADRTFYKDWWNSTSFATYYRTWNVVVHDWLYYYVYQDLFWLFRGRSRVAAMLSVFIMSAIVHEYVITLCFGFFYPVMFTLFAIIGVIFNFLLNDKRKSPIWNIIMWTCLFIGQGIQVCLYCQEWYAQIHCPLEQNTFWGLVTPRSWSCRS